The following are encoded together in the Tepidiforma bonchosmolovskayae genome:
- a CDS encoding M48 family metallopeptidase — MTSAPVPGSILIYDRIAANRRMTWVLMVAFVAVLTGLVALIVLALGLPIGFIGIAGIALILYALFSYFAASSIVLSISGAHEVTKEEEWEYVRRVENLCIGAGLPMPRTWVLEDTAPNAFATGRDPQHAHVVVTRGLLQKLEPIELEAVLAHELSHIANYDIRVMTIATVLVGLVVLLSDFFLRWTYWGAGARRGSRGKGGGGAAIVILLAVIAAILAPIVAQALKFAISRQREYLADASGALLCRHPEALARALEKIAADPEPLEAANKATAHLYIYNPLREHRSFLNNLFNTHPPIEERIRLLRSM; from the coding sequence ATGACGTCGGCGCCCGTCCCCGGCTCGATTCTGATCTACGACCGCATCGCGGCGAACCGCCGGATGACGTGGGTGCTCATGGTCGCCTTCGTGGCGGTCCTCACCGGGCTCGTCGCGCTGATCGTACTGGCGCTCGGGCTCCCTATCGGCTTCATTGGCATCGCGGGGATCGCGCTCATCCTCTACGCCCTGTTCAGCTACTTCGCCGCGTCGAGCATCGTGCTCTCCATCTCCGGCGCCCACGAGGTTACGAAGGAGGAGGAGTGGGAGTACGTCCGCCGGGTTGAGAACCTCTGCATCGGCGCGGGCCTGCCGATGCCGCGCACCTGGGTCCTCGAAGACACGGCCCCGAATGCTTTCGCAACCGGCCGCGACCCCCAGCATGCCCACGTCGTCGTGACCCGCGGGCTGCTGCAGAAGCTTGAGCCCATCGAACTCGAAGCCGTGCTGGCCCACGAACTTTCGCATATCGCCAACTACGACATCCGGGTCATGACGATTGCGACGGTCCTCGTCGGCCTGGTCGTGCTTCTGAGCGACTTTTTCCTCCGCTGGACGTACTGGGGAGCCGGCGCCCGCCGCGGCAGCCGCGGCAAGGGCGGCGGGGGAGCCGCGATCGTAATCCTGTTGGCGGTCATCGCTGCAATCCTTGCCCCCATTGTCGCCCAGGCTCTGAAGTTCGCCATCAGCCGACAGCGCGAATACCTTGCGGATGCCTCCGGTGCCCTCCTTTGCCGCCACCCTGAGGCGCTCGCCCGCGCCCTCGAAAAGATCGCGGCCGACCCCGAGCCGCTCGAAGCCGCGAACAAGGCGACCGCGCACCTCTACATCTATAACCCCCTCCGGGAGCACCGGAGCTTCCTCAACAACCTGTTCAACACCCACCCGCCCATCGAAGAGCGCATCCGCCTGCTCCGCAGCATGTAG
- a CDS encoding LemA family protein: MTGLIVLVVVIVIALVLVFWVIGLYNGLARARIRVKESWSGIDVQLKRRSSLIPNLVETVKGYAAHEKEVLENVTRARAMLDRAQTPGQAAQADNMLTGALRSLFAVAEAYPDLKANQNFLELQRELTDTEDKIAYARQFYNSNVRVYNEKVATIPSSIIAGMFNFEPAEFYEAEEAAREDVRVSFVSN; the protein is encoded by the coding sequence TTGACCGGCCTCATCGTGCTCGTCGTCGTTATCGTCATCGCGCTCGTGCTCGTGTTCTGGGTCATCGGCCTGTACAACGGCCTCGCCCGCGCGCGCATTCGCGTCAAGGAATCGTGGTCCGGCATCGATGTCCAGCTGAAGCGCCGCTCCAGCCTCATCCCCAACCTCGTGGAAACCGTCAAAGGGTACGCGGCGCACGAGAAAGAAGTCCTCGAAAATGTGACCCGCGCCCGCGCCATGCTCGACCGTGCGCAAACCCCGGGCCAGGCCGCCCAGGCCGACAACATGCTGACCGGCGCCCTCCGCTCCCTGTTTGCGGTCGCCGAGGCCTACCCCGACCTCAAAGCCAACCAGAACTTCCTCGAACTCCAGCGCGAACTGACCGACACCGAGGACAAGATCGCCTACGCCCGCCAGTTCTATAACTCGAACGTGCGTGTCTACAACGAAAAGGTCGCGACCATCCCCAGCTCCATCATCGCCGGGATGTTCAACTTCGAGCCCGCCGAGTTCTACGAAGCTGAGGAGGCCGCCCGCGAGGATGTCCGCGTCTCCTTCGTGAGCAACTGA
- a CDS encoding RidA family protein: MTPEERLAALGLELPPPFAPPANFVPAVQAGSLLFLSGHGPTGAGGRLLMTGRVGADLTLEQGYEAARLTALALLGSLKGAIGDLGRVERVVKLLGMVRCTPDFGNTPAVINGASDLLVAVFGERGRHARSAVGMYELPFGMPVEVEMVVALRD, encoded by the coding sequence ATGACGCCGGAGGAGCGCCTCGCCGCGCTCGGGCTCGAACTCCCGCCCCCGTTCGCCCCGCCGGCCAACTTTGTCCCCGCGGTCCAGGCAGGAAGCCTGCTCTTCCTCTCCGGCCATGGCCCGACGGGCGCGGGTGGACGGCTCCTGATGACCGGCCGCGTCGGTGCTGACCTTACGCTCGAACAGGGCTACGAAGCAGCCCGCCTCACCGCGCTTGCCCTGCTCGGCTCCCTGAAGGGCGCCATCGGCGACCTCGGCCGGGTCGAGCGGGTGGTAAAGCTGCTCGGCATGGTCCGCTGCACGCCCGACTTCGGGAACACGCCGGCGGTCATTAATGGCGCCTCGGACCTCCTGGTTGCGGTGTTCGGCGAACGCGGCCGCCACGCCCGCTCCGCCGTCGGCATGTACGAGCTTCCATTCGGCATGCCCGTCGAGGTTGAAATGGTCGTCGCCCTCCGCGACTGA
- a CDS encoding maleylpyruvate isomerase N-terminal domain-containing protein, protein MSAKAEALAALEEGYRKFRAGIADLDDAAFSETWLGTWNLSQLLAHMAGWYREMAGAFERVARGERPVPPGVDYSDPEPWNQRFAAAALPGRAALDDWDAAFAAYRAAAAALPDDLYGVDPESGRPRIGNRLLQGAGIGHFEEHQPELDAWLAARRR, encoded by the coding sequence ATGTCTGCAAAGGCCGAGGCCCTGGCCGCGCTCGAAGAAGGCTACCGGAAGTTCCGTGCCGGGATTGCTGACCTCGATGACGCCGCATTCTCCGAAACCTGGCTCGGGACCTGGAACCTGTCCCAGCTGCTCGCGCACATGGCCGGCTGGTACCGCGAAATGGCCGGCGCCTTCGAACGCGTTGCCCGCGGCGAACGCCCGGTCCCACCCGGCGTCGACTATTCCGACCCGGAGCCCTGGAACCAGCGGTTCGCGGCCGCGGCACTCCCGGGCCGGGCGGCCCTCGACGACTGGGATGCCGCTTTTGCTGCCTACCGGGCGGCTGCCGCCGCCCTCCCCGACGACCTGTACGGCGTCGACCCGGAAAGCGGCCGGCCGCGCATCGGCAACCGGCTCCTCCAGGGCGCCGGGATCGGCCACTTCGAGGAGCACCAGCCCGAGCTCGACGCCTGGCTCGCAGCCCGCCGCCGATGA